The Luteitalea sp. genome includes the window TGAACGACCCGAGCGTCATCGAAGACACCTCGTGGATCAAACCGGGTAAGACGACCTTTCCCTGGTGGAACGGGTACGAGCTGGGAGACGCCGGCTTCCGCGGCGGCCTGAACACGCAGACGATGAAGCACTACATCGATTTCTGCGCGGAGACTGGCATCGAGTATCACTCGTTGGACGGTCTCGAACGGGCCTGGTACGACGGCCCGATCAACCCGTATCAAGGGGCGGACATCACGACAAGTGTGCCGGAGATCGACCTCCCAGAGGTGATCGAATACGCGCGCCAACGCGGCGTGCGTTTGCGCCTGTGGATGCACTGGGAAGCGGCAAGAGCGCACATGAAGACCGCGTTTCCCGTGTACGAGCGCTGGGGCATCGAGGGTGTCATGCTGGACTTCATGAACCGCGACGACCAGGAGATGGTCAGGTTCCTGCACGAGGCGATTCAACTGGCGGCCAAGCACCGGCTCACCGTGACGTTACACGGTGCGGCGAAACCAACCGGGCTGCGCCGCACATACCCGAACCTGCTCACGAGCGAGGCGGTCATGAATCTCGAGTACAACAAATGGGACGCGGAGGGTATCTCCCCGAAGCATGAGCTGACGGTGCCGTTCGTTCGAATGCTGGCAGGCCCGCTCGACTTTCACCAAGGCTCGTTTCGCCACGTATGGCCGCGTGCCTACACGCCACGACGGATCGCGCCTGTGGTGCAGGGCACCCGCGCGCGGGCCCTGGCAAGCTACGTCGTGCTCGAGAACCACCTGCCGATGGTCGCGGATTACCCGGCGGCCTATCGCCACCAGCAGGGACTCGCGCTGCTGGCCGAGATCCCGGCAACATGGGATGACACGCGGGTCGTGAGCGGGGCCGTCGGCCAGTACATCACGATTGCGCGGCGGAGCGGCGAGCTGTGGTATGTAGGAAGCATGACCGACGGCGCCGGGCGGAAGCTGACCATCCCGTTGGACTTCCTCGGCCCCGGGCAATTCGTCGCCGAGGTGTACGCCGACGATCTCGATGCTCCAGACGAGCCATCGAAACTGACGCGCCGGCGGCTCCAGGTCTCTGCCGCGGACAGGCTCCGGGCCGAGCTGGCGCCAGCCGGCGGCCAGGTCATTCGCTTGGCCCCCAGATAGGGTCCTCTTCAGCGCCCGACCTGAGGGTCGGGCTTACGGTGCGTACGGAGTCGATGTATGTGTCGAAACATCAAAACGCTGGCTAACTTCGCGCCTCCGGCAACGGTTGATGAGATCAGCGCGTCGGCGCTCCAGTTCGTACGGAAACTGAGCGGCACGACACGGCCGTCGCGCGCAAACGAGGCGGCGTTCAACCGCGCGGTTGACGAGGTCACCGCCGCCGCGGAACGGTTGATCCAGTCGCTGACGACAAGCGCTCCGCCGCGCAATCGCGAGGAGGAAGCGAGGAAGGCCAAAGAGCGCGGACGGCTACGCTTCGCCTGACTCGTACAGCCATCCTATTCCTTCGGCTGTCCAGCGGCGCGCCACAAATACCAGCTCGCGACCGTGCGGTATGGTTTCCAACGCGCGCCGCGCGTCTCGAGCTCGGCCACTTTGTGTGGCGTTGGTGGTATTCTGCGGGCCAAGTTGCATATGGGTACACAGTCCAGACACTCACGATTCTCGGCCGCAGCGCTCGCAGGCTTGGCCCTGTGCTGGCTGGCAGCGGAGCGCACCGCGACGACGGCGCCACCGCCGCCTGCCGCCGTGGCGATGCTCGAACCGGAAGGTGAAGCGCAGAAATTCTGGCCACGCTGGCGCGGCCCGTCCGGGCAAGGCCTGGTGGCTGAAACAGGCTATCCGGATGTATGGTCGCAAACGGAGAACGTCGCATGGAGGACAGCGGTCCCCGGACGCGGCCACTCGTCTCCAATCGTCTGGGACGATCAAATCTTCTTGACCACCGCATACCCGGACGGCCGGGCGTCGATGCTGGCGTTCGAGCGGTCGACAGGCAAGCGACGCTGGGAAGGAATCGTCCCAGACCGAACTGCCGAGCACACGCATCGGAAGAACAGTCACGCCTCCGCAACACCGGTGACCGACGGCCGGCGCATTTACGCCTCGTTCGGTAACCGGGGACTCGTCGCGTTCGATCTCGACGGACGGCTGATTTGGCACCGTTCGCTCGGCACGTTCGACAACTATCACGGCACGGCAGGGTCGCCGCTTCTCTACCAGGATCGCTTGATCCTCTATCAAGATCACAGCGGGGGATCGGAGGGCGGCGCGTTCGTCGCGGCCTTTGCAACGGCGACCGGCGACGAGCTCTGGCGAACGGAACGTGAGGCCACGGTTGGCTGGGGCACGCCGGTCGCGATTCGTGCAGGCGACCGTGACGAGATCATCGTCAGCGGCCAGCAGCGCGTGATCGCGTACGACCCCGCTTCCGGGCGAGAGCTCTGGCGCGCCTCCGGCAACACGCGCGAGGTGATCCCAACGCCGGTGGTGGGCCACGGCCTCATCTTCTGCTCGTCTGGACGGGCCGGGCCAACGCTAGCGATCAGACCGGGCGGCACGGGCGACATCACCGACACGCACATCGCGTGGGAAAGCCCAAAGGGCTCTCCCTTCGTCCCTTCACCGCTGCTCTACGGCGAGCGTCTCTACATCGTCAACGACATGGCGAGCATTGCGACGTCTCTTGAACCCACCACGGGAAAGGTCATCTGGCAGGGGCGATTGGGCACGGCCAAGCGCGAGGGCTTTTCCGCCTCGCCGGTCGGTGTCGACGACAAGGTCTTCTTTACGAACGATGATGGTGAGACGTTCGTCTTGAGGGCAGGACCGGAGTTCGAGCTGATTCGCGTCAACCGGCTGGGTGCCCGCGTGCTCGCCTCTCCGGCGCTGGTCGATCGCCACTGGTACTTCCGCACCGAGCAGGAGCTCGTCGCCATCGGCGGCAAACCCGCTTCTGATGGGCCAAAGGTAGGGACGCCTCGCCGAGGCGTCCTGTAGCCAGGCTCGACGACCAATCACACCACGGCTTTCGGGCTCGCCGCCTGCACGAAGACGGCACGCCCCAGACTTCTTCGTGCTGGCCGGGTATGGGCATGTTGACGTCCACATCCGGATGTGTTATTTTTATCGCATATCAGTTATAGGCATAACACATGACGAAGCCATTCCACACGGGGCTCGCCCGACGCGAGCGGCAAATCATGGACATCCTCTATCGCCGCGGCCGCGCGACCGCCGCCGAGGTCATGGATGAGCTGCCTGGCGATTCAAGTTACTCCACCGTACGCACGCAGCTACGGGTGCTGGAGGAAAAGGGCCACGTCCGGCACGAGGAGCACGGCCTCCGATATGTCTACTCTCCGGCCGTGCCACGCCGGGCGGCGCGGCGATCCGCGTTGAAGCACCTCGTCGACACCTTCTTCGATGGGTCGACGGAAAAGGTCGTTGGCGCGCTGCTCGGCGGCGAGGGAGCGCGGCTGTCGGAACAAGAGCTGGATCGGATTGCCGACCTCGTCGCCAAGGCTCGAAAGGATGGAGCTCGATGATCTCCATAAGCTTCCTCGCGGCGAGCACGATCAAGGTCTCCCTCATCGTGGGATCGGCCTTGCTCGTCGCGGCACTCCTCCGGAAGCAGTCAGCTGCCGTC containing:
- a CDS encoding glycoside hydrolase family 97 protein produces the protein MVARVWQGVTRAAVLSLLILAAQWSGPEAGSRQVDAVADVSSTASVVLDSPNGNSRVVVGLCEVAGKPGVACYDVSWRGTMVIRRATLGVDLVDSEPLGSNLAIVEVARRQGDMRYPVYPGKSSMARDHYREAVISLEERTAPHRRLDVHFRAYDDGVAFRYRFPEQPGMTTLTIGEERSTFAFDGEPEAHILPLDTFTTPYEVRYQRIPLKDVSPDALLGLPLLLEHPNGIWTALTEANLTDYAAMYVTAIDGRPGALTSRLSPRPDEPRVKVKAKAPHVSPWRVLMMADDPGRLIESNLVLNLNDPSVIEDTSWIKPGKTTFPWWNGYELGDAGFRGGLNTQTMKHYIDFCAETGIEYHSLDGLERAWYDGPINPYQGADITTSVPEIDLPEVIEYARQRGVRLRLWMHWEAARAHMKTAFPVYERWGIEGVMLDFMNRDDQEMVRFLHEAIQLAAKHRLTVTLHGAAKPTGLRRTYPNLLTSEAVMNLEYNKWDAEGISPKHELTVPFVRMLAGPLDFHQGSFRHVWPRAYTPRRIAPVVQGTRARALASYVVLENHLPMVADYPAAYRHQQGLALLAEIPATWDDTRVVSGAVGQYITIARRSGELWYVGSMTDGAGRKLTIPLDFLGPGQFVAEVYADDLDAPDEPSKLTRRRLQVSAADRLRAELAPAGGQVIRLAPR
- a CDS encoding DUF2277 family protein, yielding MCRNIKTLANFAPPATVDEISASALQFVRKLSGTTRPSRANEAAFNRAVDEVTAAAERLIQSLTTSAPPRNREEEARKAKERGRLRFA
- a CDS encoding PQQ-binding-like beta-propeller repeat protein; translated protein: MGTQSRHSRFSAAALAGLALCWLAAERTATTAPPPPAAVAMLEPEGEAQKFWPRWRGPSGQGLVAETGYPDVWSQTENVAWRTAVPGRGHSSPIVWDDQIFLTTAYPDGRASMLAFERSTGKRRWEGIVPDRTAEHTHRKNSHASATPVTDGRRIYASFGNRGLVAFDLDGRLIWHRSLGTFDNYHGTAGSPLLYQDRLILYQDHSGGSEGGAFVAAFATATGDELWRTEREATVGWGTPVAIRAGDRDEIIVSGQQRVIAYDPASGRELWRASGNTREVIPTPVVGHGLIFCSSGRAGPTLAIRPGGTGDITDTHIAWESPKGSPFVPSPLLYGERLYIVNDMASIATSLEPTTGKVIWQGRLGTAKREGFSASPVGVDDKVFFTNDDGETFVLRAGPEFELIRVNRLGARVLASPALVDRHWYFRTEQELVAIGGKPASDGPKVGTPRRGVL
- a CDS encoding BlaI/MecI/CopY family transcriptional regulator gives rise to the protein MTKPFHTGLARRERQIMDILYRRGRATAAEVMDELPGDSSYSTVRTQLRVLEEKGHVRHEEHGLRYVYSPAVPRRAARRSALKHLVDTFFDGSTEKVVGALLGGEGARLSEQELDRIADLVAKARKDGAR